In Ralstonia pseudosolanacearum, the DNA window GTCGGGCTGCCCGTACAAGAAGATCTACTTCAACTGGCAGAGCGGCAAGGCCGAGAAGTGCACGTTCTGCTTCCCGCGCATCGAGACCGGCCAGCCGACGGTGTGCTCGGAAACCTGCGTGGGCCGCATCCGCTATTTGGGCGTGATGCTGTACGACGCCGACCGCATCGAGGCCGCCGCCAGCGTGGAAAACACGCAGGACCTGTACAACGCGCAGCTCGACGTGTTCCTCGACCCGCACGACCCGGCCATCCAGGCCGAGGCGCTGCGCCAGGGCATTGCGCAGAGCTGGATCGATGCGGCGGTCAAGTCGCCGGTCTACAAGATGGCCTGCGAGTGGAAGGTGGCCTTCCCGCTGCACCCGGAATACCGCACACTGCCGATGGTCTGGTACATCCCGCCGCTGTCGCCGATCCAGTCGGCGGCGGAGTCTGGCGTCATGGGCATGGACGGCATGATCCCCGATGTGAAGAGCCTGCGCATTCCGGTGCGCTACCTCGCCAACCTGCTTACCGCGGGCGAAGAGGCACCGGTGGTCAGCGCGCTCGAACGCATGCTGGCCATGCGCGCCTACAAGCGCGCGCAGACCGTGCATGGCGCACAGGATCTCGACGTACTGCAGCAGGTGGGCCTCACACCCGCGCAGGTGGAAGACATGTACCAGATCATGGCGATCGCCAACTACGAAGACCGCTTCGTTATCCCGGCCTCGCACAAGGAAATGACGCAGGACAGCTTTGACGAGAAGGGCGCGTGCGGCTTCAGCTTCGGCAACGGCTGCTCGGGCGGCGTGTCCGAAGGCACGCTCTTTGGGCGCAAGAAAGCCAGCGTGTCGACCGTCAGCCTGCCGGTCTCGCGCAAGAAGACCAGCGCAGCCTGATGCCACCGGAGACCACCATGACCCAGCCTTCTCTTTATCACCTGCTCTCCACCCTGCTCGCCTACCCCGAGCCGGAGCTGCTGGACGCCCTGCCCGAGATCGACCGCCTACTCAGCGCCACCCCCGATGCCCACCGGCGGCTGACGCCGCTGCTCGACACGCTGCGCGGCACCGATCTCATCACCTTGCAGGAACACTACGTTGCCACCTTCGACCGTAACCCGTCGCATGCGCTGCATCTGTTCGAGCACGTGCACGGCGAGAGCCGCGACCGCGGCCAGGCCATGGTCGACCTGATCGAGGAGTACCGCAAATACGGCGTCGAGCCCGCCGCCAACGAACTGCCGGACTACGTGCCGCTGTTCCTGGAAGTGCTCGGCCACATGGAAACGACCGGGCACGGCGAGCAAGCCACGGCCTTGCTGGGCGACGCCATCCACGTGCTGGCCGCCGTCGGCGAGCGCCTGGCGCGCGACGGCACGTCCTACGCCGCCGTCTTCGACGTCCTGCTCACGCGCAGCGACGTGCAGCCGCAGCCGCTGACCGAGCCGCCCATCCGCGACATGGACGAGGCCATGGAGCACTTCGGCCCCGGCGCGGACGGCGTCGAGCCGCTGCTGCGCCCCGCGCCGGCGGCGGAGCAGCCCGTGCAGTTCCACCCGCGCAAGGGCGCAGCTGCGCACCCCACCCCTCAGTGAGCCTGACATGACGATGCTCAACACCCTGCTCTTCGGTATCTACCCGTACATTGCGGGCACCATCTTCCTGCTCGCCAGCCTGCTGCGCTTCGAGCGCGAGCAATACACCTGGAAGAGCGACAGCTCCCAGCTGCTGCACACCGGCACGCTGCGCGTGGGCAACCTGCTGTTCCACGTGGGCATCCTGGGCCTGTTCGGCGGGCACCTGGCCGGCCTGCTCACGCCGGTGGCGGTGTGGGACGCGCTGGGCGTGCCCCATGGTGCCAAGCAGCTGGTGGCGATGACCGCCGGCGGCGTGCTCGGCAGCCTGTGCCTGGTCGGCCTGCTGATGCTGATCTATCGGCGCCTGACCAACCCGCGCATCCGTGCCGTCACGCGCCGCGGCGACAAGCTGCTGCTCGCCTGGCTGCTCATCACGCTGCTGCTCGGCCTGACCACCATCTTCACCTCCGCCGGCCATCTGGACGGCCACGTGATGGTGCTGCTGATGACCTGGGCCCAGCACATCGTGACCCTGCAGGCCGACGCCTCCAGCTTCGTCGCCGACGTGCCGCTGATCTTCAAGCTGCACCTGTTCATGGGGATGTCGTTGTTCCTGATCTTCCCGTTCACGCGGTTGGTGCATGTGTGGAGCGGGCTGGCGTCGGTCACGTACGTGGGCCGCGCCTGGCAACTGGTGCGGGGGCGCTGACATGGCAACGCGCAAGCCGGCCGTGTTCGGCATCACCGGCCGCTCCGGCAGCGGCAAGACCACGCTGATCGAGGCCGTGCTGCCGCTGCTGCGCGCCCGCGGCTTGCGCGTCAACGTGATCAAGCACAGCCACCACAGGCTGACGCTGGAGCCGCCGGGCAAGGACAGCGCCCGGGTGCGCGCCGCCGGCGCCAGCGAGGTGATGGTGGCCTCCCCCTACCACTACGCCATCGTCCACACGCTGCAAGACGTGCCGGAGCCCACGCTGGATGCGCTGCTGGCGCGCATGAGCCCGGCCGACCTCACGCTGGTGGAAGGTTTCCGGCGCGAGTCGATCCCGCGCCTCGAAGTGCACCGGCCGGCACTCGGCAAGCCGCCGATGTATCCCGACGACGACAGCATCCTCGCCGTGGCCAGCGATGTGGCGCTGTCGCTGGACCGCCCGAGCCTGTTCCTTGATCGGCCGCAAAGCGTCGCGGACTTCATCTGGCAGATACTAGAGCTAGATCAACTGCCCGCATAAAGCCACCCCGACTCGATCCAAGTCCAGCGGAGGATGGCCGGGCTTTACACGCGCCCCAACCATGAACGCTGCCTCCGTCCCGCTTTCAGCGATGCTGCCCCCTGTGCGGCAACGGCTGTCGACCCGTATCGTCTCGGCCTCCCTGGCGGCGCTCACGCTGGTGCTGGCGATGATCGGCGGCACGCTGTGGCTGTCGTGGCAGCTGGAAGGCGCGGGCGCCGCCATCAACGACACCGGCAGCCTGCGCATGCGCGCCAGCCAGATCGGCGTGGCCGTGCTGCAAGCGCGCAACGGCGATACCCGCCTGCTCGACCAGCAGGTCGCCCGGCTCGACACCACCCTCGACAGCCTGACCAAGGGCGACGCCCAGCGGCCGCTGTTCCTGCCGGCGGACACCGATGTCCACAGCCAGTTCGACGCCGTCTGCACCGCCTGGCGGACCCGCCTCAAGCCCAGTATCGCCGCCGACATCGCCGGGCCGCACGGGGCCCCGTCGGCCTATCTGGTGCATCTGCCGGGCTTCATCGAGCAAGCGGACCAGCTCGTGCGCATGATCGAGCAAAGCAACGCCCACAAGACCACGCTGCTGCGGCTGTCGCAGTTCGCGCTGGCCGCCATGGCCAGCGTGGGCTCCCTGGCGATGATCTATCTGCTGTATCTGTGGATCATCCTGCCGGTGCTGCGCCTGCAGGACGGGCTCCAGCGCATGGCGGCGCGCGAGTTCACCACGCGCCTGACGGTGGAGTCGTACGACGAGTTCGGCCTGCTGGCGCACGGCTTCAACCGCATGGCCGAAGAGCTGCAGGGGCTGTACGCCGATCTCGCCTCGCGCGTGGCGCGGAAGACCGAAGAGCTGGCCGAGCAGAACCGCGAGCTGTCCGCGCTGTACGACATCACCGCATTCCTCAACATCTCGTCCGACATCGACGCGATGTGCCGCGGCTTCCTGCAGCGCGTCACCACGCAGTTCGGCGCCGCGGGCGGCAGCATCCGCGTGATGGACCCCGACGGCGAGCGGCTGCACCTGGTGTCGTCCGTCGGCCTGCCCGCCGAGCTGGAAGAGGCCGAGCAATGCATGCGCGCCGACACATGCCTGTGCGGCCAAGCCACGCAGCAAGACGTGGTGATCGTGCACGACTTCCACCGCATGCGGTCCAAGGCGGCGCCGGCGGTGCCCATGGCCCTGCCCTGCCAGCGCGAGGGCTACACCACCGTGGCGGTGTTCCGCATCCTGACGCAGCAGGCCGTGCTCGGCACCTTCTCTCTGCACCTGCGCGACGACCGCCAGCTGCCGCCCAACGACCTGCGCCTGCTGGAGACGCTGGGCCAGCATCTCGGCATCGCGCTGGAAAACCTGCGGCTGCAGACCAAAGCCACGCAACTGGCCGTGGTGGAAGAGCGCAACCTCGTCGCGCAGGGGCTGCACGACAGCATCGCGCAAGGCCTGAATTTCCTGAACCTGCAAGTGCAGATGCTGGACACCGCCATGCAGGACGAAAACCTCACGGAGG includes these proteins:
- the mobB gene encoding molybdopterin-guanine dinucleotide biosynthesis protein B; the encoded protein is MATRKPAVFGITGRSGSGKTTLIEAVLPLLRARGLRVNVIKHSHHRLTLEPPGKDSARVRAAGASEVMVASPYHYAIVHTLQDVPEPTLDALLARMSPADLTLVEGFRRESIPRLEVHRPALGKPPMYPDDDSILAVASDVALSLDRPSLFLDRPQSVADFIWQILELDQLPA
- the narH gene encoding nitrate reductase subunit beta; translation: MKIRAQVAMVLNLDKCIGCHTCSVTCKNVWTSRDGVEYAWFNNVETKPGVGYPKQWENQDKWQGGWQRNPDGKLTPRQGGKLKILANLFANPNLPQIDDYYEPFTYDYARLQNAPLSQTPPTARPVSAITGKTMEKIEWGPNWEDDLAGEFESRGRDQLFENIQKEMYSTFENTFMMYLPRLCEHCLNPTCVASCPSGSVYKREEDGIVLVDQDKCRGWRMCVSGCPYKKIYFNWQSGKAEKCTFCFPRIETGQPTVCSETCVGRIRYLGVMLYDADRIEAAASVENTQDLYNAQLDVFLDPHDPAIQAEALRQGIAQSWIDAAVKSPVYKMACEWKVAFPLHPEYRTLPMVWYIPPLSPIQSAAESGVMGMDGMIPDVKSLRIPVRYLANLLTAGEEAPVVSALERMLAMRAYKRAQTVHGAQDLDVLQQVGLTPAQVEDMYQIMAIANYEDRFVIPASHKEMTQDSFDEKGACGFSFGNGCSGGVSEGTLFGRKKASVSTVSLPVSRKKTSAA
- a CDS encoding type IV pili methyl-accepting chemotaxis transducer N-terminal domain-containing protein yields the protein MNAASVPLSAMLPPVRQRLSTRIVSASLAALTLVLAMIGGTLWLSWQLEGAGAAINDTGSLRMRASQIGVAVLQARNGDTRLLDQQVARLDTTLDSLTKGDAQRPLFLPADTDVHSQFDAVCTAWRTRLKPSIAADIAGPHGAPSAYLVHLPGFIEQADQLVRMIEQSNAHKTTLLRLSQFALAAMASVGSLAMIYLLYLWIILPVLRLQDGLQRMAAREFTTRLTVESYDEFGLLAHGFNRMAEELQGLYADLASRVARKTEELAEQNRELSALYDITAFLNISSDIDAMCRGFLQRVTTQFGAAGGSIRVMDPDGERLHLVSSVGLPAELEEAEQCMRADTCLCGQATQQDVVIVHDFHRMRSKAAPAVPMALPCQREGYTTVAVFRILTQQAVLGTFSLHLRDDRQLPPNDLRLLETLGQHLGIALENLRLQTKATQLAVVEERNLVAQGLHDSIAQGLNFLNLQVQMLDTAMQDENLTEARETVPLLRCGVEECYQDVRELLLNFRSKLETGELRPAVEQTLARFARQSGVVPTLRYQEIGGAPLPADQQLQVLFILQEALSNVRKHAMASRVDVAITNGRDFELRVEDDGRGYDAAEVAECGEAHIGLNIMRERAAWLSAQLRLEGCPGQGASVILLLPGQQRQAA
- the narJ gene encoding nitrate reductase molybdenum cofactor assembly chaperone, whose product is MTQPSLYHLLSTLLAYPEPELLDALPEIDRLLSATPDAHRRLTPLLDTLRGTDLITLQEHYVATFDRNPSHALHLFEHVHGESRDRGQAMVDLIEEYRKYGVEPAANELPDYVPLFLEVLGHMETTGHGEQATALLGDAIHVLAAVGERLARDGTSYAAVFDVLLTRSDVQPQPLTEPPIRDMDEAMEHFGPGADGVEPLLRPAPAAEQPVQFHPRKGAAAHPTPQ
- the narI gene encoding respiratory nitrate reductase subunit gamma produces the protein MTMLNTLLFGIYPYIAGTIFLLASLLRFEREQYTWKSDSSQLLHTGTLRVGNLLFHVGILGLFGGHLAGLLTPVAVWDALGVPHGAKQLVAMTAGGVLGSLCLVGLLMLIYRRLTNPRIRAVTRRGDKLLLAWLLITLLLGLTTIFTSAGHLDGHVMVLLMTWAQHIVTLQADASSFVADVPLIFKLHLFMGMSLFLIFPFTRLVHVWSGLASVTYVGRAWQLVRGR